A stretch of DNA from Campylobacter gracilis:
GTATGCCTAAACGGCAGAACCTCCCATTCTTTGCAGATGCCGCTTTTATCTATTCTAATTCCTTTTTGAATTAGATACGATAAATGAAAAAATTATGGCACAAACAGATATGATTTTGCTAAGTATTAGTCTGGGCTCGCTTATTTGCAGATACCCATCCACGCATCTGGGATCGCCTTCTTCGAAGTATCTTAAATTTATGCCCGCCGCTTTGTACTCTTGCGAGCAAACTTTATCGTGGGTGTAAAAGCAGGGTATCGGATTGCCGTTATGTTTTGCTACGTGCGGGCTGGATAGAGTGACTACGCCGAAGCTTAGGCATATTATAAACATAGGTATCTTTAAAAGCGGATCGGTTGGGATAAACAATGTCCCGCGATACACGGTTTTATACGATCTGTTTGTCTGAAGCAATGAAACAATAAGGCAAAAGCCTATCGTAACATAAAGGATTATCGTAGCAAACTCGACTATACTTTGCGACATAATAATGACCTCGTTTTTTGGATTACGCAAGCTCGCGTCTTTGGCAATTTTAGCGCAAAATTTCTAAATTTACGAGATTTTGAGCGCGATTTACGAAAGGGGCGCGTTAATTAAAGCTTTATTTTACCAGCGTGATCTTGCCGCGCAAAAGGCAGATTAAATTTTTAGCTTTTAGATCTTGCAGCACGCGGTTTATTACATTTCGCGAAGTACCTAGACGCTCTTGTGATACCATAACGCGCCTTAAATTTCGCAGCCTAAATCTTAATGATAATTATCTAAATATTTAAAATCGCACAATATAATTGCGAACCTCAATCAAATAAAGATTAAATTTATCTCGCAAGGATATACAATGAGCTCGCTTTTGAAGCGCAATAAAATTTTGTTTAACGTCCATCTTATTTTGTCGATCGTTTTTTCTATCCCGCTACTTATTATAGGCGTGACGGGCGCGATTTTGTCGTATCAGTACGAGCTTGAGGCGCTAATAAACGCGGGCTCTAAAAAGGTCGAAAAAACAGGCGAAATGCAAAGCATAGAGAAAATTCTGCAAAGCTTTAGCGAGCAAACAGGCGCTAAGCAGCCCGTAAGGCTCGTCGTGCCCAAAAGCGATGACGAAGCCTTCGTCGTTTACGCAAACAGAAATGATGCGTATCTAGTCGATCCGTACACTGCGCAGATCATCGGCAAGGACCGCGGCACGAGCTTTGTGCTAACGGTGATGTCTCTGCATCGAAATTTGGGCCTAGCGCTAAGTGGCAATAAAACCGCAGCCGAGGTTGGCAAACAGATCGTGGGTGCGAGCGCCGTGGCGATGATACTGCTCGTAATAAGCGGCGTCTGGCTGCATTTCCCAAGGCTTAGGCGTAAATTTATCGAAGCGATAAAGCCGAATTTTAAACTCAAAAAATACGCTCTTTTTTATAACCTACACACAAGCCTAGGCTCGCTAAGTG
This window harbors:
- a CDS encoding PepSY-associated TM helix domain-containing protein; translation: MSSLLKRNKILFNVHLILSIVFSIPLLIIGVTGAILSYQYELEALINAGSKKVEKTGEMQSIEKILQSFSEQTGAKQPVRLVVPKSDDEAFVVYANRNDAYLVDPYTAQIIGKDRGTSFVLTVMSLHRNLGLALSGNKTAAEVGKQIVGASAVAMILLVISGVWLHFPRLRRKFIEAIKPNFKLKKYALFYNLHTSLGSLSAVIYLLICLTGLNWSYSWYNDAVMKLFVSSQNLPQASAPKAAASKDHAAAPAKEESKKPATYKFSDAQRAYEIFRSSGIEYKEFILMLAAGDKIGVRYYEPDAPATARPKGASVKLKEGKVAEQKQTDGITVGEFKDANYQLHTGYFFGLAGKILWSIVSLCMALFIFSGFYMTVKRAFKSEKLG
- a CDS encoding winged helix-turn-helix domain-containing protein, encoding MVSQERLGTSRNVINRVLQDLKAKNLICLLRGKITLVK